The Coleofasciculaceae cyanobacterium genome has a segment encoding these proteins:
- a CDS encoding methyltransferase — protein MVSTSANPNTEAKKRAFNLMLTFVKSQCVYVATRLGIFDLLNDRGEQTVESLAQATNTDTERLYFILRALAHVEVLAEKAGRVFAPTETSTLLVTNQEPSAGHLLMHLIEPAQWDAWKVLPEALAKGVVPFELANNQGVYQYCYDNKWSKNTFVKAMSFLTNSQVEGLLDAYDFGQYETVMDVGGGQGGLIANIVKRYGCKGILFDVPDVAETAREYISSLGVDPNAIEIKTGDVFQSVPTGAKAIVMKHFISAWSDEDAMKILANCKAALPDDGKLILLQSFVPDLDEPKTAADGIMPGIFAVQINVATAGGGWRTKKQFQELFEKSGFKLERIIKTDNSLSGMEFSILT, from the coding sequence ATGGTCTCAACTAGCGCAAATCCGAATACAGAAGCTAAAAAAAGAGCTTTCAATTTAATGTTGACCTTTGTTAAAAGTCAATGTGTTTATGTGGCAACCCGCTTGGGCATCTTCGATCTATTGAACGATCGCGGAGAACAAACGGTAGAAAGTTTAGCTCAAGCAACTAATACTGATACCGAACGACTCTATTTTATTCTGCGTGCATTGGCTCATGTGGAAGTATTAGCCGAAAAAGCAGGACGAGTATTTGCCCCAACCGAAACCTCTACTTTACTAGTCACCAATCAAGAACCATCCGCAGGACATTTGTTAATGCACCTGATCGAACCCGCGCAATGGGATGCCTGGAAAGTATTACCAGAAGCTTTGGCTAAAGGAGTAGTTCCTTTTGAACTAGCCAACAATCAAGGTGTTTATCAATATTGCTACGATAACAAGTGGAGTAAAAACACTTTTGTCAAAGCGATGAGTTTTTTGACCAACTCTCAGGTAGAAGGATTACTCGATGCCTATGATTTTGGTCAGTATGAAACCGTAATGGATGTCGGCGGTGGACAAGGTGGTTTAATTGCCAATATTGTTAAGCGTTATGGCTGCAAGGGAATTTTGTTTGATGTGCCAGATGTGGCAGAAACCGCCAGAGAATATATCAGTAGTTTGGGTGTCGATCCAAATGCTATAGAGATTAAAACGGGAGATGTTTTTCAGTCAGTGCCAACAGGGGCGAAGGCGATCGTCATGAAGCACTTTATCTCCGCCTGGAGTGATGAAGATGCGATGAAAATTCTCGCCAATTGCAAAGCAGCACTTCCTGATGATGGCAAACTGATTTTATTACAGTCTTTTGTCCCCGATCTCGACGAACCAAAAACCGCAGCCGATGGTATTATGCCTGGTATCTTTGCGGTACAAATTAATGTAGCAACTGCTGGTGGTGGCTGGCGGACCAAAAAACAGTTTCAGGAATTGTTTGAAAAAAGCGGCTTTAAACTAGAACGAATTATCAAAACCGATAATAGCCTATCGGGAATGGAATTCAGCATATTAACTTGA
- a CDS encoding sodium/proline symporter, translating to MSIALSFIFFLILFTVVGIYAATQQQDTTTDYLLAGRKVNPWAIALSALSTGQSGFLFTGQVGYSYTQGLSSIWLAIGWAIGDYLAWLLVFKKLRLVSEASDSETVPAFLAQKQPGYRWITVIAALITILFLGAYAAAQLLAGSKALNSLFGWDYAWGNVIGAVVVVIYCFSGGIRASIWTDSVQTIVMIGALLMLLGVTLSVGGGVGDIYNNLSEIDTNLVSLFPSNLAWGFFPFLLGWLAAGFGAVGQPHIVVRAMAIDSADNMGKARDIRTIGGFITAFSAIFIGLAARVLLPDLNDPELALLNLSQNLLPGILVGVILAGLFAATISTADSQILSCSAALTQDLFPGLAKSYRFAKIGTLIVTAIVLVIALANNDSVFSLITFAWSILASGLGVLLILRCFEKPVSTPVAIAIMLSGIAVSLFWKLSLQLSDAVYEVFPGMAAGLIVYLIACLLIRPKKV from the coding sequence ATGTCGATCGCTCTGTCTTTCATTTTCTTTTTGATCTTATTTACCGTAGTCGGGATTTATGCTGCAACGCAACAACAGGATACGACTACCGATTATTTGTTAGCAGGAAGAAAGGTTAACCCTTGGGCGATCGCTTTATCTGCTTTGTCTACTGGGCAAAGCGGATTTTTATTTACTGGGCAAGTGGGATATTCCTATACGCAAGGTTTATCATCGATTTGGTTGGCAATTGGCTGGGCGATCGGTGATTATTTGGCTTGGCTATTAGTATTTAAAAAATTACGTCTAGTTTCAGAAGCTTCAGATTCGGAAACTGTACCTGCATTTTTGGCACAAAAACAACCAGGTTATCGTTGGATTACGGTTATTGCCGCACTGATTACGATTTTATTTCTGGGTGCTTATGCTGCTGCACAACTGCTAGCAGGAAGCAAAGCACTCAACAGCCTGTTTGGTTGGGATTATGCCTGGGGCAATGTTATTGGGGCAGTTGTTGTCGTAATTTACTGCTTTTCCGGGGGAATTAGGGCATCAATTTGGACAGATTCAGTCCAAACCATCGTGATGATTGGTGCATTGTTGATGTTGCTGGGAGTAACGCTCTCGGTTGGTGGTGGAGTTGGTGACATATATAATAATTTAAGCGAGATAGATACCAACTTAGTAAGCTTGTTTCCCTCAAATTTAGCCTGGGGATTCTTCCCGTTTTTGCTCGGCTGGTTAGCGGCGGGATTTGGTGCTGTAGGGCAGCCTCATATTGTAGTGCGGGCAATGGCAATTGATTCGGCAGATAATATGGGAAAAGCGCGAGATATTAGAACTATTGGCGGTTTTATTACAGCTTTTAGCGCGATATTTATCGGGTTAGCAGCTAGAGTATTATTACCCGACTTAAACGATCCAGAATTAGCACTATTGAACTTATCACAAAATCTCTTACCAGGAATTTTGGTTGGAGTAATCTTGGCTGGCTTGTTCGCAGCGACGATTTCTACGGCGGATTCTCAGATTTTATCTTGCTCTGCGGCTCTGACTCAAGACTTATTTCCTGGGTTAGCTAAGTCGTATCGATTCGCCAAAATCGGTACTTTAATCGTCACCGCAATTGTCTTGGTAATTGCTTTAGCTAATAACGATAGTGTGTTTAGCTTGATTACCTTTGCCTGGTCAATTTTAGCTTCTGGTTTGGGAGTTTTACTAATTTTGCGGTGCTTTGAAAAACCTGTCTCTACTCCTGTTGCGATCGCCATTATGCTATCGGGAATTGCCGTTTCTCTGTTTTGGAAATTAAGTTTACAGTTATCAGATGCGGTATATGAAGTTTTTCCAGGTATGGCTGCGGGATTGATAGTTTACTTAATCGCTTGTTTGTTGATAAGACCAAAAAAAGTTTAG
- a CDS encoding metallophosphoesterase: MKRRKLLYWGGISGLGLALGNHYWSIQAATSNDLPLFGFVALGDVGTGNEGQLAIADVMNDYYLQHSYKLVLMTGDNIYENGEIERVGATFGRPYRFLRKQEVPFYAVLGNHDVQTNNGIDQINYSAFNMQGRYYTFTQSIVQFFALDTNFNADWSAQLDWLEKNLAKSTATWKIVFGHHPLYSSGVHGSSPELIAKLSPLFARYGVQFYLNGHDHNYERTESIEGTTYLTCGAGAKTRPVGSSDWTAHSAAKLSFATIDVYPKRLEIQGIGQNGKVFDRGTIAFE, encoded by the coding sequence TTGAAACGTCGTAAATTGTTGTATTGGGGAGGAATAAGCGGACTCGGATTAGCTTTAGGTAATCACTATTGGTCAATTCAGGCAGCTACTTCTAATGATTTGCCCTTGTTTGGCTTTGTTGCTTTGGGAGATGTGGGGACAGGAAATGAAGGACAATTAGCGATCGCTGATGTGATGAACGACTATTATCTACAGCATTCCTATAAGCTAGTTCTCATGACTGGGGATAATATTTATGAGAATGGCGAGATTGAAAGGGTTGGAGCGACATTCGGACGACCCTATCGTTTCCTGAGAAAACAAGAAGTACCTTTCTATGCGGTTTTGGGCAATCATGACGTGCAAACCAACAATGGTATCGATCAGATTAACTATTCAGCATTTAATATGCAGGGACGCTACTATACTTTTACTCAAAGTATCGTGCAGTTTTTTGCTCTCGATACTAATTTTAATGCTGACTGGTCAGCACAGCTTGACTGGCTAGAAAAAAACCTAGCCAAATCCACCGCCACTTGGAAAATCGTTTTTGGACATCACCCGCTATATTCTTCAGGAGTTCACGGCAGTAGTCCCGAACTAATTGCCAAGCTTTCACCGCTGTTTGCTCGTTATGGAGTTCAGTTTTATCTTAATGGTCACGATCATAATTACGAACGTACCGAATCAATTGAAGGAACGACTTACTTAACCTGTGGTGCGGGAGCAAAAACCCGTCCAGTAGGAAGTTCTGATTGGACTGCTCATTCAGCAGCAAAATTGAGCTTTGCTACCATTGATGTTTATCCAAAACGGCTAGAAATTCAAGGCATTGGTCAGAATGGGAAAGTATTCGATCGCGGTACTATTGCGTTTGAATAA
- a CDS encoding phosphatase PAP2 family protein, producing the protein MQTFLQKLVKFWRSHIHLRITSLIATVGTVGIVSCLLIIYVVAQISDEVLEQEAFAFDRVILLWVHSFANPTLDRIMQLITRLNDPDVVSIIAGFALILLLWKRCYPEAKIFVINCAGGVILSYGLKSIFGKTRPDLWQSAIKEVSFSYPSGHALGSIVLYGFLAYLFATRFPQFSWLIYLLAVTFIGAIGLSRLYLGVHWPTDIVGGYGIGFLWLTFCITMLKLQKLE; encoded by the coding sequence ATGCAAACTTTTTTACAAAAACTAGTTAAATTTTGGCGCAGCCATATTCATCTTAGAATTACTTCTCTAATCGCTACGGTAGGGACAGTAGGAATAGTTAGCTGCTTATTAATCATCTATGTGGTTGCTCAAATTTCTGATGAAGTTTTAGAGCAAGAAGCTTTTGCTTTCGATCGCGTAATTCTGCTGTGGGTTCACTCCTTTGCTAATCCAACTCTTGATCGCATAATGCAGCTCATCACTCGCCTCAACGATCCAGATGTGGTTAGTATAATTGCTGGCTTTGCCCTAATACTGTTGCTTTGGAAACGTTGTTATCCAGAAGCCAAAATATTTGTTATTAACTGTGCCGGAGGTGTAATTCTAAGTTATGGACTGAAGTCTATATTTGGTAAAACCCGTCCCGATCTGTGGCAATCAGCCATTAAAGAAGTTTCTTTTAGCTATCCCAGTGGTCATGCTTTAGGTTCAATAGTGTTATACGGATTTTTAGCTTATCTTTTTGCAACTCGATTTCCTCAATTCTCCTGGCTTATTTATTTGCTGGCAGTTACTTTTATAGGTGCAATTGGTCTAAGTCGTTTATATTTAGGAGTACATTGGCCGACTGATATCGTTGGTGGTTATGGCATTGGCTTTTTGTGGCTGACATTCTGTATCACGATGTTGAAGTTACAGAAGCTAGAGTAG